Part of the Diabrotica virgifera virgifera chromosome 6, PGI_DIABVI_V3a genome, agtgcgtttttattttctgtttatattaatacataatatcactagcgtgacacggcattttttttaaatgtctcatttaaacatacacaaagcgtccttataaaatttcaaaaatccgccaccatgagcaggtcggtcgattttgctttgacactttgttaacgctcggggCGAATAGTTCCCGCAATGTTAATTCTCGATGATATTTTTAACTACTCGCTCCGATGAACGTACTCGCTCATTTTAACAGATCTATAGATTTGGCATCGTggtaaatattattgaaaagttTGTGTTCCATGTGATAAAACTGTTTCGGTGTTTATTTAAAACCTGATTTGTCACATTCATTCACCAATATTGAAATATATTACATTATGAAAATGGAAAATGGTTTCAGTTTAATAATTAGCAAAAGTcagtaaattttcaatttatttcttgaattgtgaaaataattcataataaTATAACAGTACTAATTAAATCTTATTCTACTAATTCAGGGTCAATTCTCAGGCCATACCTTGtggtatattataaataaattctgACCTAATAGGTAAAACGACCTTGATCTTCAAAAAAGATTTCGTGGCACATTTTGGTAGTTGTAGTGTTTCCAAATAAGTTCATCATGTGTAGCGCCTGGATAACGTGTATTTACATTCATTATCTTATAATTACTacgtagaaccccgtaaatccgaaccccgcgaatccgaactttcggcaaatccgaaccaacggaaagtaaaaaaaatttaaaaattcaagacaaaaacttaaaaacatgtttattatacagagtaaagccagaaaattggacaatgtaggattactagcactttgacatttaaaatttcttaaaaacaaatattatactttaatatataggtttataaaggttaaacacaaacttattttggttctctcgtagtcaacttgagtccaaaaatattgtccacacgcttgcgagaacgtttggcttctcaaaatcacaatgaaagctttgaactactagttaaggctaactttcggataatccgaacttttcggaatccgaacaggctgtccccccaattagttcggatttgcggggttctactgtatatctAAAAATAACTTATTTACTGTACcaatcaatttttgaaagaatgtaaaattaccaAGAATCTAACCTAAATCTATCATAAAAATGTCTTTCGCGGCCGTCTTCCACTAAAATTTCAGTTTCCCTCACAACACTCATCATATTTTCTAATATCAAATCTTCCACATTCATTTGCCCAAAATCTTATTTACAACAAAAAACAGAGTTGAGGTTAAGAAGAACGCCGTTACTATTATCGAACGTATGATGAAGACCACTCGTTGTCGAACGATCACTTTGAGCGATGATTTCGAACGAATCGTTCAAGATTCATTCCTCCAGAATTGCATTTTTTAGAAACGTTCGCTCATTACGTCACGAACGTATACGTTCAGCGAACGATCGTTCTCGAGAATTGACTCCCCGGTTCATTCTCGATCCGGACGTCGAAGAGTTAGGTCACTGCTTGCACACCCCACTCTTaccgacgaacagcgagaagccTGAGAGCACCAAGTGCTGAAGTAGCGGCGTACAGCTAGCCCTAAGCGATTAGTTTGGACACAGtgtgaaaaaccaacgacgcttggccgtgtaaaccaaaaaggtagacggattACTGGGTtacagaggaatactctggccctgggctcgagTGGCAAcgctcgccccgaactctacctagtgttcacatacggttccaagaacaagtgcgagtaaggTAGACAAACTAATCACGAGAAAGGCTTACAGCGAGGGACCCACCAGCGgcagggtaaactgcacccatcaGGTAATTATAGCCATTGTCTAacgccggaaaagcacggaggggtgtacaagccacctttatccctggggtttaccccccagaacaccttgaggctgaggtgccctccgatcgcCAGACTAGCATCCTCCCAATTGTCATGCCTTCATCAGTAAGGTCCGTCAGCTCCACCCGGTCGCTTCATCCTCGGACGTCGACCTCGACAAATGTTGCCACCACTATCACCACCACTACAGCTAACCAATATGCCTCCTTGCAACAGGAAGGCACGGTACCCCCACATAGCGGCTACGACCGGCTCCAGGCGGAACTGGACCTCGCgacgcttagcgcggagatgAAAATCGTCCGCGAGAAGTATCTCGAGGCCTACGGCCGCATCGAGCAGGAAGACGCCAACAACCCCTTTCTGCAGCGATATGCACGCGACTTTCCGCCTTTAACGCGaccagcacaggctggtcctcAGCGTCAGAGCACTCACCTTAGGCAGGGTGCTATACCAAAAGTTCCCTCTCAAACATCCAAGCAAGCAACTCAATCATCTCAACAACAACCCACACCACAACAACCCACACAACAAAAAGCACACATCAGCGCCAACAATCCGCAACAATCCAACGAAttcgtcttccaaagaagacaacTAAAACAAATTTCATATGCCAATGCCGCAGCAAATCCTcgcccaaaaaatcagtcaaaaaatCAAAACGTCATCAATGCCATAAATGATCCGACTCTGTCCGAATATCTTATCAAAGATCTTCCAAAAGATCTATGCAACAAACGtaccttctttcggcaaataaatgccaccTCTCTTCTAGCCAATAAGATTCACTCTTGTAAAGTTCTCTCTCACGGCATCGCTCACTTGCGACTCTTTAATTCAATAAATGCAGAGGAGATAGAGAAAGCTATCCGAAAAGCAACTGGTCAAACAATGGTTACGGTTCACAGCCGTAGCAAAAACCCCAACACTTCCTCAAGAGAGCCCACTTACCTCCTCTGCATCACCGGAATCGATGTGGATTATTCTGAGGAGGAGGTCACAGCACTGCTCACCGAACAAGATTTCCCAGTTGAAAAACTGTGGAGAGTCAAGTCCTGCAAGCTAGGCAGGGACTCGAAGGTGATCAAGGTTGTGACTAAATCCTTAGAAAAATTCACAACTGCTttgagccgaggcataactctCGACGGAGAAATCTACAATGCCGAACTTCCACATGGCTCCGATCCAACTATCCCTACcccaaaatattgcagcaaatgtTGCATCAATGGACATTCTATTgacgaatgccctcaaaaagcattcgtctgcccccactgcggcggcaatcacaaatccagcgcctgcacaaaacagcaggaacccaaatgcccgaattgcAGCGGTGACCACCCTGCATATTCCAATaagtgtccacaaagacacacTATCCCCTCCGCCCCACATGAAATACAGCCACTaacgatcgaaagatcattcccgCCATTCGAACTCCCAACGGAAACGAAAAACATCCTGTCTATTCAGACTGCTCTGTTACTGAACTTGTTGCCCGAACTTCGCGAGCATATCGCTGCTATCACGGCTAATCtaattagccaagtctacgaccactcgacagtggtccacgggtacggaagcaatgtcacggtgacattccgctccaaccactaaacaccctccctttatggatttcaccctaggcacagtcaactgtcagggtctctccaaaaagagaccccccatcaagaatatcctgtcgaagcataacatccagatcctcgcactcacagatactctgtcgaaaagcgatccacacttcgcaggatattcgatcatccatcgaagccgtTGTCAGGTTTCACgcgggaatggtattctcgttaaacacggaataccgcacaccacacacacattcccacaaaattttcgtccacctgatgtggacttcctggcaattgacgtgcatatccccaataacgaaaccctcacgatagtctcttactacaaacacccggatcaaccactcaacaggcatttgctgGAGTATTTTTCGAGGCTCGGCAAAGCTGTGTTGATGGGCGatctaaattgtagacacacacagtttggtgatcaccgtcaaaacccagaaggcatccgcctcatggattttctactagaccttcctatctctcgaatcaccaacactgaatacaCGTTTCTGAACGCTGCtggggcctctattgtcgaccacatcctagttactagtaacattctggatcggttcggggatagatgccacatcgGTGACTCAGTGACGTCAGACCACGTACCACTTCTTGTCAACACTGACATACTAACTCCAAAACAACCCAATCCTCCAAgaactataagagactatcgtcacgctaactggactgaattccaaaatttcatcacTCAAAATCTCTCTATGTTAGGCGAACTTGATACTAACGacagtatcgacaccagtgcaaccgaaatcgagaacctcatcaccgaggcgatcacgcacgctaTTCCACATAgatttataatactctagattacgccttacgatcttaaaatgggtgacggttgcgacagagataaatgaggctatttggtcggtagtctctttctaattcaaggggagtatcgacgacgtcactatcctactctgtcgtcgagtattttagatggtttgacagttcgagctgatggcgacgagaactggtcgtttgtcttcgaacgtggataatcctggttcgaatcccataccaatctttacttttttaatttttttttttttttttttattgaaaatttaccgCATCCACCAAGAGGTGATTAGCGGGAATACAGTGTAAAAGTACAGTTCCAATAACTTACAATCTATAATATAATTCTATGAGTTTTGAATAATTATcgatattattatctataattacagtatgtatcttaaattaagaatacagtgtaggtataacttccagtaatttagattctataatatagccctatacattttaaatagtttgcgatattgtcatagtaaccatctgtgcctaaaagtttgttgatgttgttaggaatattgaatctaattcgttcatttgcaaaaagtggacagtcaattaaaaaatgttttacattatttatttcgtcacaaatttcacatttagggGGATCGTCTCTTGTAAACAGGTGAGAGTGCGTGTATCTTGTGTGACCTATACGCAGACGTGTGATAACAGTTTGAACTTTTCGGGCTCGTATTCTCGATAGCCGCGGGTAAACATTATCCTTGATTGTTCTTAAAGATGTCTGTGAATATTTCCATTCTTGGTTCCATTTACACGTGATTAGATTTCTAAAGTACGATTTTATGTCACTCGCGAGATTTCGACACTCCGTTACCTCTGTTTCGACACTTTCCGACACTTTACGGGCGCACTGATCTGCTGCTTCGTTTCCATCGATACCAATATGAGATGGGATCCATATGAAGGTAATGCGTCTGGAATTTTCTTGAGCCTCTTCTAGTTCagattttaccattttctctAGGGGGTTTTTAGGATACACATGATTTAAAGTTTGTAAAGCACCGAGTGAATCACTTAGGATCAAGCATtttggtattttgtttttgttgacatGTTCAAGGGCTTTGAGTATTGCATAAAGTTCAGCAgaaaaatactgaaatatttGGGAAGTTTTACCAAAGTGGCAACCCCACCAGAAGAATAATTACTATTACTTTTTCTGTCATTTCTAAAACAATTGAACTGCTTAGAATTGTAACTTGTGTTTGGACTAAGGTTAGTTTCTTGTAGGCAAATTATTTCTGGACAGTATTCTGATTGGATGATTTGAAGCATGGGTAAACGATGGAACAGtccatcaatattccactgtaatatagagTTGAAAATTAGGCATCGGAGGAAGATAATTCACTGTCAGTGATATCTTTACCTAGATAgtgattcaatttatttttaagtcggGTGAAGCGATGTTTCGTAGTTTTGTCTGATAGGTATGGGTAAGATATGGTTAATAGGTTTATTAAACCGGGGAGATCGGTTGTGTATTCCTGGATAATTTCTATAGGTGAATTGTTACCTTGGGTATTTTCAATTAGCATTATTAGCTGATCATAGTTTAATGGGAGTGTTGTGGaatttttattcatgaaaaatttaagtgcgtcaggagtaggtgctgtgcgtttaggttttttgggctttTGGATGTTGGTTTGACGTGGTGTTTGAGGGAGAGCAAACGTTGGATTATTAGTATTCAGATTTTCGATGGGAGGGGATAACGTTTCGTCAATACTTCTTTTCACAGATGTACTGGATGATTCTCCTATGATTCCGAGTGAAGCTTGTTGATCCATTACTTCAGAGGTTTTTTCACATGGATTTTTAGTGGGAATGTTCTCTTCGGTGGGAATTATTTTGCTCGCTTCAGAAGTTGGCAGTAGGGTTTGAGGAgtagaagaaattgaagaaggtttttgaatatttatgttGTTTGGATCACCGTCTTCAGCTTGATGTGATTCAGTATGGGAGAAAAGTTGTGTGTTCTGTTGCTGTGGCGTAGATTCGGTGGTGGTGGTTAGGTCATAAGAGATAGTAGAGTTTTGAGATAACACATTGTCTGTCACAAGTTGTGTATGCTGTTGCTGTGGCGTTGATTCGGTAGTGGGAGTTGGGTCATGAGAAAGAGTAGAATTTTGTGATAACACATTGTCAGATGAAGTATTGGGGCAATTTGACGCAATGTGTCCAGCCTGTTTGCATACGAAACATTCCATCTTGTCCGTTGAAAGAAAAATTCTATTATCATTGccttcaaatgaaattaataaggAGGTGTGAAGCTCGAAATTATCAGAGGGTGAAAAGACATACACTTGGCGGCGGAAACTGAGGATGTGGGAATATTCATCACCTGGAATTCCTGCTCTAAGGAAAGACACTGGGGAGGCTATTTGAAGACCAAGACTCttgattgcattttctgcaaGTTGGTGGGGAATATAAGGAGAGATATTCGAGATTAATATTCTTTTTGTCGGGGAGACAAGTTTCCTAATACTTAAAATTAGGGATCCGATTTGGATAGTTGGGTGGGACTTCAGAAGTTGATCAACGAGATTTGGGTTGGCTAGATATATGCAGATTCTATTATTTGAGATTCTGGAAGCAAAGGAAATATTTTTTGGTCCGATGACATCACCAATAGCTTTAACGTAATCTAGAAGTTTAAGGTTTTCTTCTGCGTGAAGGACTATGGCTTGCTCTTTTTTGGGTAGGGATGGTGGTTTCGGCGAAGATTTTGCAGCGTTTACGTACGAAATTGATGTAGTAGCTTGAGTATTTGTAGCACTTTGAAGGGCCATGGTTGAGGTAGAAACTGTAGGATTACTGTGTATGTTTGTACTTGTCATGCAGATACAGACAATAGCTtcgtgttatattttttctttaaatggttCTGGTATCAGAATTGCATTCAAAGCCATTATGCTGGATGGTCAGCAAGAACCAGCAAACTGGTGAAACCAGCCGCTGGTatgcactttttataaattaaatacaatttataatggtttaataatataaagaaagcaatacgtacaaattttgtccagaaatcactttttaaaatacactattaaatcgaaatcaaatacactaattactactgataaggtAAACTAGATTTTAATTATACTTGGCACAGGTCTTACTCGTATGAATGCTAGAACAAGAggcttttttaattttaatttaatcaatattgcgtttattagatattattacatctctaaaataaatctatgcaaagaaatatataacaaataagaaaacctgtgtaggtacctatagatttttaaaaatataaaagccaatgttattttttttaataatggtaGAATactataaagtaattaaaaatattcgtaaaaaattaccaataattaatatcaacataatgtaccatcgatttattaattgaatcggtcatttcaaaaataacacgagtcacatattcctaattttacagaagagcaaagaaaacttaactatatagtcgaaagatggatgaaatggatgacatcaaaattcaaagttatactgtagttttgttcctaatgtttttactggactagTGTCctttttgcacacaacgtttatcttaaaggagtctattcctctcaaaaagttagtttctcaaaattgtggactttgctgtttttgaaatgaccgattcaattataagtaggtaattagacattatttttatttatgaaactattgttacaattttttaaaaaagtagaagcaaaacaaatattattcacatcattcgaataagtacgaatttatattaataacgaatgacttttattttactatgcagttcacaaattatgtattccaatattaacttactaaaCATAGGTactacatttattatctgctagatttacttaggtccatttttcagaagtaaaaatatctaataaacgcaatattgattaaataaaaataaaaaaggtaaagttgggtatgggattcgaaccacgattatccacgtccgaagaccaaagaccatttctcgtcaccacccgctccaactttcaacacatattactcgataaagtgggatagtcacgtcgtcgatattcccctaaaattaaaaagagactaccgaccaaataggctcatttatctctgtcgcaaccgtcacccattttaagatcgcagggcgcaatcttgagtattatatatctatgctATTCCACTtaaacaaataacctatacatcaccggcacttccacaatacatcattgccaaaatccaacaaaaaagacgtcttctacgtcaatataaggccaacagaaatccactaatcaaaacagaatacaaccggatctgcgccaggataaagagagagatatctgacctaacggctcgcaggtgggaagatgctacctcaaaactggactacagagacggtaGTAAATTCTGGCACAAATTCAAAGTCTTAACAAAACAAAAAgtatctcaaccatctcatctgttggtcaacaatcacatagtcaattccccagaagggaaagccgaagcattcaaaaattcgcttcaaaacaacttTCAAACCCCAGACAACCCAAACTTTGATCACTTGTTTAaactcaacacagaatacatagtaaatgttactctcaatcaccacgttccagtctatgatcctatcatggaccccctcacaaacagggaaacggagagcttttgccaaataggtaaaaacagcgctcccggacctgatggcatcaaccgaagatgcctcaaaaaacttccagagagtatcatccctcttctaactaaaatattcaatgcatgtctcaaaaacagccactttcctactccgtggaaagtggccaataccatcatgcttttgaaaaaaggcaaacccccaaccaacgtggaatcctatagaccaatttctttaatcaacactctgggcaaagttcttgagctaatcctaaaagagaggctcaatgactttctcgaaaaccataacatcataccaaaatttcaatatggattccagtcaggtaaatctaccaaACATGCAATAACTGATTTCACCactaaagttactcaaaccatcaacgatggttcattcgccatagccacattcctggatgtgcagaaggctttcgatcaggtctggcacgacggacttgttcggaaacttctggacatcgggcttccattgcaatttaccaaaattgtacactcatacctccacaaccgaactgtcagagtgaaaataagtgatcaaaagtccacccccttcactccacaagctggagttccccagggttcagtcctagcaccgctgttgtacatcatctacaacagcgatatcactaaccaaaatatcccaggtactcggctgtttctctatgcagacgacacggctctgctcacaacaacctctcgatacaacccaagactcctcttcagaagagcccaggctctgttggacggtgtcggcgaatggtgttgtaagtggagagtcacgctaaacgcgaacaaaacaacaacaattgtgtttcgcgccccttctgtgtcacatagaatcataattaatgaagacgaccaatatcctctgagattgttgggagaaaggcttgttattagcccgactgcgaactatttaggagttctgttcaccaggactcttaactggaacgcagatctaaaggcaactttagatagggtaaggaacagggccagacttctcaactctctctctggacgaattggcaagacacacaagaagactctcatccACACTTACaggacctttattcgacccgtcatggagtacaaatcttgcctctactctctttgcgcTAGAGCAAAACAAGAGTGGTTGTTGCGCgctgaacgtagaatcttgcgtagatgtaactatgagcactggcgatatccctcaaacgaaatccataacatctcgaacatccccaaaatcaccgagagaataaactctctgaacaggaacttcacaatcaaagtaatcaacggccccccctccgacacacaagaatctctcaaatgttcctgtccatcttccggccacgtactccaccgaaagcccaaacgcaaaaagattcatttaccgtccgctctaatgcaaacatgcattgacgaactcccggtggagtacgaaaacatcctcgaggctaccccgttagcctaccgtacccacctttaacatttcctcttccctaccccgaacagggagaagttggttttttgcggtttcccaacttcattgcacaattatacctgttcgtcccaagaaaatagccgcaactattttctccactcgaacgcacactgtccacgctgcgctcaaagccacctcctgaccgccgacgagggacgcaggttcgcctgtcgttgtacaatggtttctagggagactggtcgagagcaaagcacggacagtacacgtaaatgtctatggaaccaacaacaatccatcaaactttcttctctgttgacttcttagccttctggacaccaccgtccggcataacccaggatccaaaaacaccaggacacggcgcttgccccagtgtgtttttcggactgtttgcttttgctgccaacactatacattcactacaaaccctgaagaggacaaaatcctaaacggggacaatcattgatcgcatttccacatagcaatttatctatacacgcaaatcaaacaatgatagtagTAGTACAACATACCACCAACATTAGATAGTGCACTTGGAGAAGACAGTGATACAAAAAACACTTTTACATTCTTCTTACAACCTCTTACCAAAGATATAGTATTTTAGTTTACTTGTTATATTTAGGGCTTTCTATAATTTCCTATTGTTATGTTTAATAAtccaatatttttaatttataattttgtaacacaatccTTACACGCTAATAACACTGCGTGGTTGATGCGTAATGTAAGGGAAAAAAAGAAGTCACTTGTTTAATTTATTAGAAATATATATCCTTTCTAAACTACGGCAATGGTTGAAAAGCTTCCGACTTTTAAGTTTATTATTCTAATTATATTCCCTAACTATGGAGACAATGCGGAATAAATCAACAATATCCCTCCCTTTCTATGTTGCATTTCATTACTGTATTTAGAAGTTTAGTAGTTGCTTGACATCTATCGATAAGGTAAAATACATTCGCGGTTCATTATCAAAATGAAACATAAGATAGTCGACCTATACCAGTTACTTTCTAATAAACTTAAAGAATATGAAATaatcgacgaaaaaatcgacgcGCTCACAGCACCAGGAGAACATTATGGATCCGTCATAATAAGCGTCGACTTAAAAGTGAAATCAACACATAACGGTCACGAAGAAAAAACAATTAATCTTGTTGCTAAACTGCTGCCCGCGAATGAAATGCTAAGAAAAGTGTTTGACGTGTTAGTGACATTTAAAAAAGAAGTTTTTGCATATACCGTAGCTGTTCCCACTCTGATTGCTTTCCAAGAAGAGTACCAAATACCAGCTTCTAAATGTTATGGTAACCTATTTCCCCAGTGCTTTGGTGCTCGTTTAAGTGTTACTGAAACCAGTGATCAAGTCGATGATACCggtgttttaatttttgaaaatttaaaaactcAAGGCTTTTTTACCCAAGATAGATTGGAAGGATACGATACAGAAGCAGTGAAAATTATCTTGAAAGATTTAGCCCTGTTTCATGCTACACCCATTGCCTTAAAATTGCTAAAACCAAAAGTATTCCAAGACAAAATTAAACCATGTTTAGTTCGTAATCAAGGTTTGGAACAGGTAAAAGAAATAGCAGAAGTTTTTCATATGTCTATCATTGACGGAGCTAAAGATTGTCCTGAACTAGAACCATATCTAGACAGAATAAAAAATGTGTGCAATCGTTTTACTGATCCAAATTTTGTCAGACCTCCACCTTCGGAACCATGGAGCACTATAGCACATAGTGATTTCTGGACAAGTAATTCCATGATGCTTAAAAATTCTGAGGGGAAATACCTACAAAGTAAGATTTTAGATCTACAACTCCTAACTTACAACTCTGCACTTTGTGACTTGGTGTTTTTCCTTTTCACCAGCGTTATAAAAGAAGATTTGGAGAAgaatt contains:
- the LOC114324519 gene encoding uncharacterized protein LOC114324519 — its product is MKHKIVDLYQLLSNKLKEYEIIDEKIDALTAPGEHYGSVIISVDLKVKSTHNGHEEKTINLVAKLLPANEMLRKVFDVLVTFKKEVFAYTVAVPTLIAFQEEYQIPASKCYGNLFPQCFGARLSVTETSDQVDDTGVLIFENLKTQGFFTQDRLEGYDTEAVKIILKDLALFHATPIALKLLKPKVFQDKIKPCLVRNQGLEQVKEIAEVFHMSIIDGAKDCPELEPYLDRIKNVCNRFTDPNFVRPPPSEPWSTIAHSDFWTSNSMMLKNSEGKYLQSKILDLQLLTYNSALCDLVFFLFTSVIKEDLEKNFDNFLKIYYDSFINTLKDFDVDLEDFSWDGFKEEFEKAGRNEVYHILVMLKPICTERGIVQNSPQNFVNSDWTRKDLLGPNHRRKIRNTILAFIERNWI